The following proteins are co-located in the Canis aureus isolate CA01 chromosome X, VMU_Caureus_v.1.0, whole genome shotgun sequence genome:
- the IRS4 gene encoding insulin receptor substrate 4, translating into MASCSCARDQATRRLSAAAAATAAALAVVATTPLLPLGTSTALIGTGSSCPGAMWLSTATGSRSDSESDEEDLPVGDEVCKRGYLRKQKHGHRRYFVLKLETADAPARLEYYENARKFRHSVRAAAAAAAAAASGAAVPALIPPRRVITLYQCFSVSQRADARYRHLIALFTQDEYFAMVAENESEQESWYLLLSRLILESKRRRCGTPGAQPDGEPTALAAAAAAEPPFYKDVWQVIVKPRGLGHRKELSGVFRLCLTDEEVLFVRLNTEVASVVVQLLSIRRCGHSEQYFFLEVGRSTVIGPGELWMQVDDCVVAQNMHELFLEKMRALCADEYRARCRSYSISIGAHLLTLLSTRRHLDTLPREPGGWLRRSRFEQFCHLRGIGDGEDEMLLARRYMTPSEPVLPSRRGRLHLPRARRSRRAISVPASLCRRLPPSPVRVPHPAEVPNDRACLSPEASGSGNSGDEGSPQGQEGQEGNGGDYMPMNNWGSGNGRGSGGGQGASGQGSSSQSSGGNQCSGGGQGSGGGQDSSGGQGSGGQGMGGNQRSGAGQGTAGGHGSGGGQGAGGGHGSGDGQGPGDGHGSRRGKNSGGGKGSGGGKTSDGSGDRGKSLKKRSYFGKLTQSKQQQMPPPPPPPPPPPPAGATGGKGKSGGRFRLYFCADRGAQKDRKEAKEVKDKADSPEGAARGPLRARAFDEDEDDPYVPMRPGVAAPLASSSDYMPMAPQNFSASKHHSRSPFEDSRGYMMMFPRMSPPPAPSAQKEPDPEKEDESKDNDSESDYMFMAPGAGAIPKNPRNPQGGSSSKSWSSYFSLPNPFQGSPLGRSDHSEYVPMLPGKFLGNSLDKAPTSNWGPKHAVSKPPVEGSFSKPRDGGTCWKPSDNGPPKNKAKRPNRLSFITKGNKIKPKSQKPTRAQREADSSSVYVNIDFTKSGSNMPAPFIQGLPGSWGIMAGPRPSAFSHYVNVEFEVLFPHPAQNFSHLFRAIPGANPLFLEGARWPLVPLPPSATGGSASEEEGDYIEVIFNPAMTPAVPFGDSAIRYDAETGRIYVVDPFSECCMDISLSPSRCSEPPPVARLLQEEQQLERRRPQDRSQSFFPSARAAVSAFPTDSLERDLPASLASAAAAAAASAAAPALALGRALAAASALAAAPGIGAAARGLEAAAGFDSASVRWFQPVAGSAAAAAAAVRGTQAVAAGSNPRARHPSADLAGGENWATAAVSPPPPPPPPRRPVPSPPEQQVSDNDDDDDDDDTYVRMDFARPDNKKSDSPRRE; encoded by the coding sequence ATGGCGAGTTGCTCCTGCGCTCGCGACCAAGCGACCAGGAGGCTGAGCGCTGCAGCGGCGGCAACAGCGGCAGCTCTAGCTGTGGTGGCGACCACCCCACTTCTCCCCTTGGGCACCTCGACCGCACTCATTGGGACCGGGTCGTCTTGTCCGGGAGCCATGTGGCTCTCCACGGCCACTGGCTCCCGGTCAGACTCGGAGTCCGACGAGGAGGACCTCCCCGTCGGGGACGAAGTCTGCAAACGCGGCTACCTGCGGAAGCAGAAGCATGGGCACAGGCGCTACTTCGTGCTCAAACTCGAGACCGCCGACGCCCCGGCTCGGCTGGAATACTACGAAAATGCCAGGAAGTTCCGGCACAGTGTCCGCGCCgcggcggctgcggctgcggcggcCGCCTCTGGCGCCGCGGTCCCCGCGCTCATCCCGCCGCGACGCGTGATCACCCTGTACCAGTGCTTCTCCGTGAGCCAGCGAGCCGATGCCAGGTACCGCCACCTCATCGCCCTCTTCACCCAGGACGAGTACTTCGCCATGGTGGCCGAGAACGAGTCGGAGCAGGAGAGCTGGTACTTGCTGCTCAGCCGCCTCATCCTCGAGAGCAAGCGCCGCCGCTGCGGCACGCCCGGCGCGCAGCCGGATGGAGAGCCGACCGCGCTGGCGGCTGCAGCGGCGGCGGAGCCACCCTTCTACAAAGATGTGTGGCAGGTAATAGTCAAGCCCAGGGGGCTGGGGCACCGAAAAGAGCTGAGCGGCGTGTTCCGGCTTTGTCTTACCGACGAGGAGGTGCTGTTCGTGAGGCTGAATACCGAGGTGGCCAGCGTGGTCGTCCAGCTCCTGAGCATCCGTCGCTGCGGGCACTCAGAGCAGTACTTCTTCTTGGAGGTCGGTAGGTCCACCGTCATTGGTCCCGGGGAGCTCTGGATGCAGGTCGATGACTGTGTAGTGGCCCAAAACATGCACGAGTTGTTTTTGGAGAAGATGAGAGCCCTGTGCGCAGACGAATACAGAGCCCGCTGCCGCAGCTACAGCATCAGCATCGGCGCCCACCTGTTAACCCTGCTGTCCACTAGGAGGCACCTGGACACGCTGCCGCGTGAGCCCGGTGGCTGGCTGAGAAGGTCCCGCTTTGAGCAGTTTTGCCACCTCAGGGGCATCGGGGACGGGGAAGACGAGATGCTCCTCGCCAGGCGCTACATGACACCCAGCGAACCTGTGCTCCCCTCCAGGCGAGGAAGACTGCACCTGCCCAGAGCGCGCCGCTCCAGGAGAGCGATTTCGGTTCCAGCCAGCCTTTgccgccgcctcccgcccagCCCGGTGCGTGTCCCGCATCCCGCCGAAGTCCCGAACGACAGAGCTTGCCTGTCTCCTGAAGCTTCTGGCTCTGGCAACTCTGGGGATGAAGGGAGTCCTCAGGGCCAAGAGGGACAGGAAGGAAACGGAGGTGACTACATGCCCATGAACAATTGGGGCTCGGGAAATGGCCGGGGCTCCGGAGGTGGCCAGGGCGCAAGTGGCCAAGGCTCCAGTAGCCAGAGTTCAGGGGGAAACCAGTGctcaggtggggggcagggctctGGAGGTGGCCAGGACTCTAGCGGTGGCCAGGGCTCAGGGGGCCAGGGTATGGGAGGAAACCAACGTTCAGGAGCTGGCCAAGGCACTGCAGGTGGACACGGCTCTGGCGGCGGCCAGGGAGCGGGAGGTGGACACGGCTCAGGCGATGGGCAGGGACCGGGCGATGGCCACGGCTCCCGCCGTGGCAAGAACTCTGGAGGGGGCAAAGGCTCAGGAGGTGGGAAGACTTCCGATGGCAGTGGTGACCGTGGAAAATCTCTGAAGAAAAGATCCTACTTTGGCAAACTAACTCAAAGCAAGCAGCAGCAGatgccaccacctccacctcctccacccccacccccaccagcggGAGCAACTGGTGGTAAAGGGAAGTCTGGGGGAAGGTTCCGACTTTATTTTTGTGCCGACAGAGGAGCCCAGAAAGATCGCAAGGAGGCCAAAGAGGTCAAGGACAAGGCAGACAGCCCAGAAGGTGCAGCTCGGGGCCCCCTCAGAGCCAGGGCTTTTGATGAAGATGAGGATGACCCCTATGTGCCAATGAGGCCAGGGGTGGCTGCCCCTCTTGCAAGCTCTAGCGATTATATGCCAATGGCTCCCCAAAACTTCTCTGCTTCAAAACACCACTCTCGATCACCTTTTGAAGATTCAAGGGGGTACATGATGATGTTTCCTAGGATGAGCCCACCACCAGCCCCAAGTGCCCAGAAAGAGCCAGATCCCGAGAAGGAGGATGAGTCAAAGGACAATGACAGTGAGAGTGACTATATGTTTATGGCTCCTGGAGCCGGTGCAATTCCAAAAAACCCCAGAAATCCTCAGGGCGGCTCTTCCTCTAAAAGCTGGAGCTCCTACTTCTCTCTGCCAAATCCTTTTCAGGGCTCCCCATTGGGACGGAGTGACCACAGTGAGTATGTACCAATGTTACCTGGAAAATTCTTGGGAAATAGCCTGGACAAGGCACCCACGTCTAACTGGGGCCCCAAACATGCAGTTTCAAAGCCTCCAGTCGAGGGGTCATTCTCAAAGCCTAGGGATGGGGGGACATGCTGGAAGCCTTCAGATAATGGCCCCCCCAAGAACAAGGCCAAAAGACCCAACCGTCTCTCTTTtattacaaaaggaaataaaatcaagccCAAATCACAGAAGCCCACACGTGCGCAGAGAGAAGCTGACAGCTCTAGTGTCTACGTCAACATTGACTTCACTAAAAGCGGGAGCAATATGCCAGCCCCCTTTATTCAAGGACTGCCCGGTTCATGGGGGATCATGGCTGGCCCCAGACCGTCAGCCTTTTCTCACTATGTGAACGTTGAGTTCGAAGTGCTATTTCCACACCCGGCACAAAACTTCTCGCATCTTTTCAGAGCTATTCCAGGTGCCAACCCCCTTTTCCTGGAAGGTGCTAGGTGGCCACTCGTGCCTCTTCCTCCCAGCGCCACAGGTGGCAGTGCCAGTGAGGAAGAGGGTGACTACATCGAAGTGATTTTCAACCCAGCAATGACACCGGCCGTGCCTTTCGGTGACAGCGCCATCCGCTATGACGCGGAAACAGGTCGAATCTATGTGGTTGACCCCTTTTCCGAGTGCTGTATGGacatttctctctcccccagccGCTGCTCCGAACCGCCACCTGTAGCCAGGCTGCTGCAGGAAGAACAACAGCTGGAGCGGAGGCGCCCGCAAGACCGTTCGCAGAGTTTCTTTCCGTCCGCCCGGGCGGCGGTCTCGGCTTTCCCCACCGACAGTCTCGAGAGAGACCTCCCCGCCTCCCTtgcctcggccgccgccgccgccgccgcctccgccgccgcgcCGGCCTTAGCTTTGGGCCGGGCGTTAGCCGCCGCCTCCGCCCTCGCCGCGGCCCCGGGCATCGGTGCAGCCGCCAGGGGCTTGGAGGCCGCTGCTGGGTTTGACTCCGCCTCCGTCCGCTGGTTCCAACCTGTTGCGGGCTcggcagccgccgccgccgccgcggtgcGGGGGACCCAAGCCGTGGCCGCTGGCTCGAACCCGAGAGCCCGGCACCCATCTGCAGACTTGGCTGGAGGTGAGAACTGGGCCACAGCGGCCGTctccccgccgccgccaccaccgccGCCTCGCCGCCCGGTGCCGAGTCCCCCTGAGCAACAGGTTTCTGAcaacgacgacgacgacgacgacgacgataCCTACGTGAGAATGGACTTTGCCAGACCTGACAACAAGAAGTCTGACTCTCCCCGCAGAG